In Gadus macrocephalus chromosome 4, ASM3116895v1, the following proteins share a genomic window:
- the ackr3b gene encoding atypical chemokine receptor 3b produces MSLSVNDLTEMMEMWEELNFSSSAAGAGPSSGGSPAGADPLENVTHVEAFMCQTGFSQSSFLYSLSVLYVFVFLVGLAANALVVWVNVRSERNRYETHLYILNLAVADLCVVATLPVWISSLLQHGHWPFGQAVCKITHLVFSVNLFSSIFFLACMSVDRYVSVATQGDGRPNSRRKKVLRRAVCVLVWLLALAASVPDTYFLKAVKSSHSDVTFCRPVYPLDSPRDWMVGIQMSFMVLGFAIPFPVIALFYVLLARAIPPGSEHEHRVSRKIILSYIVVFLVCWLPYHGVLLVDTLTLLNVLPFSCGLENFLYVALHLTQCLSLLHCCVNPVLYNFINRNYRYDLMKAFIFKYSTRTGLAKLIDASESEYSPGAAESSVPLNL; encoded by the coding sequence ATGAGCCTGAGCGTCAACGACCTGACGGAGATGATGGAGATGTGGGAGGAGCTCAACTTCTCGTCATCGGCGGCGGGCGCGGGTCCCTCGTCGGGGGGGTCGCCTGCGGGGGCGGACCCCCTGGAAAACGTGACGCACGTGGAGGCCTTCATGTGCCAGACGGGCTTCAGCCAGAGCTCCTTCCTCTACTCCCTGTCCGTCCTCTACGTCTTCGTCTTCCTGGTGGGCCTGGCCGCCAACGCCCTGGTGGTGTGGGTGAACGTGCGCAGCGAGCGCAACCGCTACGAGACCCACCTGTACATCCTGAACCTGGCCGTGGCCGACCTGTGCGTGGTGGCCACCCTGCCCGTGTGGATCAGCTCGCTGCTGCAGCACGGCCACTGGCCCTTCGGCCAGGCCGTGTGCAAGATCACCCACCTGGTGTTCAGCGTCAACCTCTTCAGCAGCATCTTCTTCCTCGCCTGCATGAGCGTGGACCGCTACGTCTCCGTGGCGACGCAGGGCGACGGCCGCCCCAACAGCCGCAGGAAGAAGGTCCTCCGCCGGGCCGTCTGCGTCCTGGTGTGGCTCCTGGCGCTGGCCGCCTCCGTGCCCGACACCTACTTCCTGAAGGCCGTCAAGTCCAGCCACTCAGACGTGACCTTCTGCCGGCCCGTGTACCCGCTGGACAGCCCCCGGGACTGGATGGTGGGCATCCAGATGAGCTTCATGGTGCTGGGCTTCGCCATCCCCTTCCCCGTCATCGCCCTGTTCTACGTGCTGCTGGCCCGCGCCATCCCGCCGGGCTCGGAGCACGAGCACCGCGTGAGCCGCAAGATCATCCTGAGCTACATCGTGGTGTTCCTGGTGTGCTGGCTGCCCTACCACGGCGTGCTGCTGGTGGACACGCTGACGCTGCTCAACGTGCTGCCGTTCAGCTGCGGCCTGGAGAACTTCCTGTACGTGGCGCTGCACCTGACGCAGTGCCTGTCGCTGCTGCACTGCTGCGTCAACCCCGTGCTGTACAACTTCATCAACCGTAACTACCGCTACGACCTCATGAAGGCCTTCATCTTCAAGTACTCCACCCGCACGGGGCTGGCCAAGCTCATCGACGCCTCCGAGAGCGAGTACTCGCCAGGGGCGGCGGAGAGCAGCGTCCCGTTGAACCTCTGA